The Montipora capricornis isolate CH-2021 chromosome 3, ASM3666992v2, whole genome shotgun sequence genome window below encodes:
- the LOC138041826 gene encoding uncharacterized protein gives MVVRMRDVLATPDGGCFEVILDILEGDEAVEQQFVATANNVQQQEIICKDCGKKYKTKGGYERHRNLKHSSLHEGSSQPLSVSLLAEVVASAIGKINEAEVFTERLRDELSKYSFQQPEEGSFEFTCMKSMYDGLLKNGDLEKFYQKYYATVPVKSTQFFTGLSRNTATLLSTKVADCLIAYCKRSKNSGDNTCSNPTTTLLSERERAALQYLGGYVLHNLFTKHARTGTVESQQAMAILKAGKLDCINDSKQNLISSLNRGGLCQSQSQSQLRRFL, from the exons AGGATGTTTCGAAGTTATTTTAGACATTTTAGAAGGCGATGAAGCAGTCGAACAGCAGTTTGTAGCAACAGCTAACAAT GTCCAGCAGCAAGAAATTATCTGCAAAGACTgtgggaaaaaatataaaaccaAAGGAGGTTATGAACGacacagaaatttgaaacacagCAGTCTTCACGAAGGATCTAGTCAGCCTTTGAGTGTCAGCCTACTTGCTGAAGTTGTGGCTTCCGCAATCGGGAAAATAAATGAAGCTGAAGTGTTTACAGAACGCTTGAGGGATGAACTAAGCAAGTATTCTTTTCAACAGCCAGAGGAAGGAAGTTTTGAATTCACTTGCATGAAATCAATGTATGATGGGCTTTTAAAGAATGGAGACTTGGAgaagttttatcagaaatattATGCAACAGTTCCTGTGAAGTCTACACAGTTCTTCACTGGACTGTCAAGGAATACTGCCACATTATTGTCAACCAAAGTTGCTGACTGCCTTATTGCATACTGTAAGAGAAGCAAGAACTCTGGTGACAATACATGTAGTAATCCCACCACTACATTATTATCAGAGAGGGAAAGGGCTGCCTTGCAATACCTAGGAGGTTATGTGCTGCACAATTTGTTCACGAAACATGCAAGAACCGGTACTGTGGAGAGCCAGCAAGCTATGGCAATACTAAAGGCTGGCAAACTTGATTGTATCAATGATTCAAAGCAAAATCTGATTTCGAGTTTGAACCGTGGTGGGCTATGCCAGAGCCAGAGCCAGAGCCAGCTCAGAAGATTTTTGTGA
- the LOC138043254 gene encoding uncharacterized protein has product MPGVNCSVLGCGLCRRSKGIGIFKLPVAKDEAHRKWRNDWLGEVTKAREIDQDFKEQIKNDRVHACENHFKPEDIEIFHSAKRTRKKLRFGALPKVNMPRRSHDSKPPEPRPARAVVRDIKPESRSSCYKSFIEFCERARSLKSISDWSVKLLEDRKLFKKMVEPYLLPEVEIIVDDSLGFTVKVFGSYLVHDHPLYLKYRRTMCNVTLSNLVKDLENLKLCTGVNPMELTSKLFHHVVPVNHDCMGEEEEQLQFPHKGFWRVKECLLFNEADGICPACHEFNVYTGKAPKAKKSRSIKPAHINAPVSKTDPERIKLTLQGQRLKCAELEQ; this is encoded by the exons ATGCCAGGGGTCAACTGCTCCGTCCTTGGCTGCGGATTGTGCAGACGATCGAAGGGAATAGGAATTTTTAAGCTGCCTGTCGCTAAAGACGAGGCGCATCGAAAATGGCGCAACGACTGGCTCGGAGAAGTAACAAAAGCACGCGAAATCGACCAGGATTTCAAGGAGCAGATAAAAAACGACAGAGTGCACGCTTGTGAGAACCACTTCAAACCCGAGGATATTGAAATAT TTCACTCTGCAAAAAGGACGAGGAAGAAGCTGCGATTCGGAGCTTTACCCAAAGTCAACATGCCTCGTAGGAGTCACGACAGCAAGCCACCAGAACCGCGTCCAGCACGAGCGGTTGTGAGAGATATAAAGCCAGAATCACGTAGTAGCTGTTACAAGTCGTTCATAGAGTTCTGCGAGCGTGCGAGGAGTTTGAAATCCATCAGTGATTGGTCTGTGAAGCTCTTAGAGGACAGAAAGCTTTTCAAGAAAATGGTGGAACCATATTTGCTTCCTGAGGTGGAGATTATAGTGGACGATAGCCTTGGTTTCACAGTTAAAGTGTTTGGCTCGTATTTGGTTCATGACCATCCCCTATACCTAAAATATCGCCGCACAATGTGCAATGTGACTCTGTCAAATTTAGTAAAGGATTTAGAAAACCTGAAGCTGTGCACTGGAGTTAATCCCATGGAACTGACTAGCAAGCTATTTCATCATGTAGTCCCAGTCAATCATGACTGTATGGGGGAGGAAGAAGAGCAGCTGCAGTTTCCTCACAAGGGCTTCTGGAGAGTAAAGGAATGTTTGCTTTTCAACGAAGCTGATGGAATTTGCCCAGCATGTCATGAGTTTAATGTTTACACAGGAAAGGCACCGAAAGCAAAGAAGAGTAGATCAATAAAGCCAGCCCATATTAATGCTCCTGTGTCCAAAACTGATCCAGAACGAATAAAACTTACTTTACAGGGACAGCGGTTGAAGTGTGCAGAGCTTGAACAGTAG